A region of Staphylococcus sp. IVB6181 DNA encodes the following proteins:
- a CDS encoding FeoA family protein → MIDAANAKTGLTYKIINMQFDNTKLAHRLSALGFTVGSKIKVRQKFFMKGPCTLEMDGQCIGIRHCDACNITLEQADV, encoded by the coding sequence ATGATAGATGCGGCGAACGCAAAAACTGGTTTAACTTATAAGATTATCAATATGCAATTTGATAATACAAAGCTTGCGCACCGTTTAAGCGCACTTGGTTTTACTGTCGGAAGTAAGATTAAAGTACGTCAGAAGTTCTTTATGAAAGGCCCATGCACATTAGAAATGGATGGACAATGTATCGGAATCAGACATTGCGATGCATGCAATATCACTTTGGAGCAAGCTGATGTCTAA
- a CDS encoding YveK family protein, producing MEENNNFDFSKTLEIIKRNLKWLIILPIVGLLLSVVLTAFVAQPKFEATSQVLIKKSDKGDLTMAEKFQADSQIVATYTDIAKSPRVLGKVAEEVGNDEDAKSIKEKVEVNNQPNSQVLNFTATAESEKDAKKIADASAEVFKQEVGDLSQDGGIDILSKSGDDVKEISSSIGKNAVVGFVAGFIIAVIVALIREFLKKTKTPASHTSKQQTQHTNQRRRTKREDLTQDDFETR from the coding sequence ATGGAAGAAAATAATAATTTTGATTTTTCAAAAACATTGGAGATAATCAAACGCAATTTAAAGTGGTTGATTATTTTACCCATTGTGGGGCTCTTATTAAGTGTGGTGCTGACGGCATTTGTTGCACAACCTAAATTCGAAGCAACATCACAAGTGCTCATTAAAAAGAGCGATAAAGGTGATTTGACAATGGCTGAGAAGTTCCAAGCCGATTCACAAATTGTGGCTACATACACTGATATCGCTAAAAGCCCGCGTGTATTAGGTAAGGTGGCAGAGGAAGTAGGCAACGATGAAGACGCAAAATCTATCAAAGAAAAAGTTGAAGTCAACAATCAGCCTAACTCGCAAGTGCTGAACTTTACCGCAACAGCAGAAAGTGAAAAAGACGCTAAGAAAATTGCGGATGCTTCCGCAGAGGTCTTTAAACAAGAAGTAGGGGATTTATCGCAAGATGGCGGCATTGATATTTTGTCTAAGTCAGGCGATGATGTGAAAGAAATTTCATCAAGTATCGGCAAGAATGCAGTTGTAGGATTCGTCGCAGGTTTCATTATTGCGGTGATTGTCGCATTAATCCGAGAATTTTTGAAGAAGACTAAAACCCCTGCATCACATACAAGCAAACAACAGACACAACATACAAATCAACGCAGACGAACAAAAAGAGAAGATTTAACACAAGATGACTTTGAAACTAGATAA
- a CDS encoding nucleoside-diphosphate sugar epimerase/dehydratase: protein MSKISARQQRLMLLLVTDSIIVAFSVFLSYLILEPYFRGYSLTLLILSSLVLLFSHHIFASVFNLYHRAWEYASVNEMIVIVKAVTCSMAMTILIVPFFTHEGPFLRLYFITWMMHVLLIGGSRLSWRLFRRTLKTKGKKRQNTLVIGAGEGGSMLMNQMLKRPTMGLEPVVVVDDDPKKQKLTITEGVKVQGVIDDIPDLVRKYRIKKIIIAIPTLTQQRLREINDICENLSATVLKMPNIEEVMSGKLEVSQLKKVEVEDLLGRDPVELDMEMISKELTHQTIMVTGAGGSIGSEICRQVCRFAPARIILLGHGENSIYLIHQELQKQYGDQIDIVPVIADIQDRSRMFKIIEHYQPYVVYHAAAHKHVPMMEYNPSEAIKNNVLGTKNVAEAARNARVSKFVMISTDKAVNPPNVMGASKRAAEMIVQSMNEADCKTDFVAVRFGNVLGSRGSVIPLFKKQIEAGGPVTVTHPEITRYFMTIPEAARLVLQAGAIAEGGEVFVLDMGEPVKIVDLAKNLIRLSGYKDGDIEIKFSGLRPGEKLYEELLDEDEIHPEQVYEKIYRGKVERMKNDDVLRILDEIIHSKDYKQKLIDLANHRYEEQNGKSAKEDEGNTDIPPFRLIK from the coding sequence GTGTCAAAAATTTCAGCAAGACAACAGCGGCTGATGTTACTGCTTGTGACCGACTCCATCATTGTCGCATTTTCTGTCTTCTTAAGTTACTTAATTCTCGAACCGTATTTCCGCGGTTATTCTTTAACATTGCTTATCCTATCTTCACTGGTATTGCTCTTCTCGCATCATATCTTTGCCAGTGTGTTCAATCTCTATCACCGTGCATGGGAATATGCCAGTGTCAATGAAATGATCGTCATAGTCAAAGCGGTCACTTGTTCCATGGCGATGACAATCTTGATTGTGCCTTTCTTTACACATGAAGGACCTTTCTTAAGATTGTACTTCATCACTTGGATGATGCATGTGTTGTTAATCGGCGGTTCAAGACTGTCATGGCGTTTATTCCGCAGAACATTGAAGACAAAAGGCAAGAAGCGTCAAAATACTTTAGTCATCGGTGCAGGCGAAGGCGGTTCAATGTTAATGAATCAAATGTTGAAACGTCCGACAATGGGATTAGAACCTGTTGTTGTAGTCGACGATGATCCGAAAAAACAAAAATTGACGATTACAGAAGGGGTTAAAGTACAAGGTGTCATTGATGACATTCCGGACTTAGTACGCAAGTATCGTATTAAGAAAATCATTATTGCGATTCCGACTTTAACACAACAGCGTCTAAGAGAAATCAATGATATTTGCGAAAACTTAAGCGCAACGGTATTGAAAATGCCGAATATTGAAGAGGTTATGTCTGGTAAATTAGAAGTCAGCCAGCTGAAAAAAGTAGAAGTGGAAGACTTGTTAGGGCGCGACCCGGTTGAATTAGATATGGAAATGATTTCTAAGGAATTAACACATCAAACAATTATGGTTACCGGCGCAGGCGGTTCTATCGGTTCAGAAATCTGCCGACAAGTCTGCCGCTTCGCACCAGCACGTATCATCTTATTAGGTCATGGTGAAAACAGTATTTACTTAATTCACCAAGAACTTCAAAAGCAATACGGCGATCAAATCGATATTGTGCCGGTCATTGCGGATATTCAAGACCGTTCAAGAATGTTTAAAATCATCGAGCATTACCAACCCTATGTGGTATATCACGCAGCGGCACATAAACATGTACCGATGATGGAATACAATCCAAGCGAAGCGATTAAGAACAATGTTCTCGGTACCAAAAATGTGGCAGAAGCTGCACGCAATGCGCGCGTTTCTAAATTCGTAATGATTTCAACAGATAAGGCAGTTAATCCGCCGAACGTTATGGGTGCGTCTAAACGTGCTGCAGAAATGATTGTACAAAGTATGAATGAAGCAGACTGCAAAACAGACTTTGTGGCGGTTCGTTTCGGCAACGTATTAGGTTCACGCGGTTCTGTAATTCCATTATTCAAGAAACAAATCGAAGCCGGCGGTCCGGTGACAGTAACGCACCCTGAAATCACACGTTACTTTATGACCATTCCTGAAGCTGCACGTCTGGTATTGCAAGCAGGTGCGATTGCAGAAGGCGGAGAGGTCTTCGTATTGGATATGGGAGAACCTGTGAAGATTGTCGACCTTGCGAAGAACTTGATTCGCTTAAGCGGTTATAAAGACGGCGATATCGAAATCAAGTTCAGCGGTCTCAGACCGGGTGAAAAACTATATGAAGAATTATTAGATGAAGATGAAATTCATCCTGAACAAGTCTACGAAAAAATCTATCGCGGAAAAGTAGAGAGAATGAAAAACGATGATGTACTCCGCATCTTGGATGAAATCATTCATAGTAAAGACTATAAACAAAAATTAATTGATCTTGCGAATCATCGCTATGAAGAACAAAACGGCAAATCGGCGAAGGAAGATGAAGGTAATACAGACATCCCGCCCTTTCGTCTAATCAAATAA
- the galU gene encoding UTP--glucose-1-phosphate uridylyltransferase GalU, translated as MTKIKKAVIPAAGLGTRFLPATKAMPKEMLPILDKPTIQYIVEEAYRAGIEDIIIVTGKHKRAIEDHFDNQVELENNLREKGKMDLLEKVQHSTHLANVFYVRQREQKGLGHAIWTARQFIGNEPFAVLLGDDIVESETPAIKQLMNVYDETGKSVIGVQTVPEKDTHRYGIVKPEKQNGRLYEVEKFVEKPAPGTAPSNLAIMGRYVLTPEIFDYLSTQDKGSGGEIQLTDAIERLNHDDDVYAYDFEGQRFDVGEKTGFVKTTIAYALKDEDMKEDIKSFIKSLNL; from the coding sequence ATGACGAAGATTAAAAAAGCAGTTATTCCAGCGGCAGGTTTAGGTACACGTTTCTTACCTGCGACAAAAGCAATGCCGAAAGAAATGTTGCCGATACTTGATAAACCGACAATTCAATACATTGTAGAGGAAGCCTATCGTGCCGGCATTGAAGACATTATTATTGTTACAGGCAAACATAAACGTGCCATTGAGGATCACTTTGATAATCAAGTAGAACTTGAAAATAATCTGAGAGAAAAAGGTAAGATGGACTTATTAGAAAAGGTGCAGCATTCAACGCACTTAGCGAATGTCTTCTATGTCCGTCAGCGTGAACAAAAAGGCTTAGGCCATGCGATTTGGACAGCGCGCCAATTCATAGGCAACGAACCGTTTGCGGTTTTATTAGGGGATGACATTGTAGAATCAGAAACCCCAGCCATCAAACAATTAATGAATGTCTATGATGAAACAGGCAAATCTGTTATCGGTGTACAGACTGTTCCAGAGAAAGATACACACCGTTACGGTATTGTAAAACCTGAAAAACAAAACGGACGTTTATACGAAGTAGAAAAATTTGTGGAAAAACCAGCACCAGGTACAGCACCTTCTAATCTTGCGATTATGGGCCGTTATGTTTTAACACCGGAAATCTTTGATTATCTGTCTACACAAGATAAAGGCAGCGGCGGAGAAATCCAATTAACAGATGCCATTGAACGTTTGAACCATGATGATGACGTTTATGCATATGATTTTGAAGGTCAGCGCTTTGATGTCGGAGAGAAAACTGGTTTTGTGAAAACAACCATTGCATATGCATTAAAAGATGAAGACATGAAAGAAGATATTAAGTCATTTATCAAATCACTTAATCTATAA
- a CDS encoding universal stress protein: MYDKILVPYDFGNAFNNVPEQLAKLTNNSKDAKITVYHVISENDLANYVRYQNKHFEEVAKEKEADMKPFIQKLEERDLNYEIVFTTGPATREILDELEKNDYDVVVMSNKRSRIEIKHVLGHVTHKVAKRAHVPVLIVK; encoded by the coding sequence ATGTATGATAAAATTCTAGTACCCTATGATTTCGGAAACGCATTTAATAATGTACCTGAGCAACTAGCTAAATTAACGAATAATAGTAAAGATGCGAAAATCACGGTTTATCATGTAATTTCTGAAAATGATTTAGCCAATTATGTACGTTATCAAAACAAACATTTTGAAGAAGTAGCAAAAGAAAAAGAAGCAGACATGAAACCGTTTATTCAAAAGCTGGAAGAAAGAGATTTGAATTATGAAATTGTCTTTACGACAGGTCCGGCAACGAGAGAAATTTTAGATGAATTAGAGAAAAACGACTATGACGTTGTTGTGATGAGTAACAAACGTTCTCGCATAGAAATTAAACACGTCTTAGGTCATGTGACACATAAAGTCGCAAAACGTGCACATGTTCCTGTTCTGATTGTGAAGTAA
- a CDS encoding DUF5996 family protein translates to MEILKYNEWKDEQQTLQLITQILGKYKLACNYQAPQWEHLTLTITSEGYTTGLMYYGEKYFSISINLLDDQIEVRVNDEMTTFPLKDGKTIQDYYEQITGTVKQYDIQVELNKVPQGMNTTTPFDEDTEHHHYDHDKAVKALRLMQHANRALERFVNPLRARIEGPGLFWGNFDISAIVVYNEMYETFKPYQVIEYGCFDERFVEFGFWFGDDNFEGPTFFVLPYPFVDSDFEYEGKLPEGAYFDQQLTEFVYELKQGDLAELDVIDETFKRGFDIFSKHQGWEGTDHFTIPLRMPKNALSDDEA, encoded by the coding sequence ATGGAAATATTGAAATATAATGAATGGAAAGATGAACAGCAAACATTACAATTAATTACGCAAATCTTAGGCAAATACAAACTCGCTTGCAACTATCAAGCTCCGCAATGGGAACATCTGACATTAACGATTACATCAGAAGGTTATACGACAGGCTTGATGTATTATGGCGAAAAGTATTTCTCAATCAGCATCAACTTATTAGATGACCAGATTGAAGTACGTGTTAATGATGAAATGACCACATTCCCATTAAAAGACGGCAAAACAATTCAAGATTATTATGAACAAATCACAGGTACTGTAAAACAATATGATATTCAAGTAGAACTGAATAAAGTACCGCAAGGGATGAACACAACAACACCATTTGATGAAGATACAGAACACCATCACTATGATCATGATAAAGCAGTGAAAGCACTGCGATTAATGCAGCATGCTAATCGTGCATTAGAACGTTTTGTGAATCCTCTGCGCGCAAGAATCGAAGGACCCGGCTTATTCTGGGGTAATTTCGATATCTCTGCCATCGTGGTGTATAACGAAATGTATGAAACATTCAAGCCGTATCAAGTGATAGAATACGGCTGCTTCGATGAAAGATTTGTGGAATTCGGCTTTTGGTTCGGCGACGATAATTTTGAAGGTCCGACTTTCTTCGTCTTGCCTTATCCGTTTGTGGACAGCGATTTCGAATATGAAGGCAAACTACCTGAAGGTGCCTACTTTGATCAGCAGCTGACAGAGTTTGTCTACGAATTGAAACAAGGTGATTTAGCAGAACTTGATGTTATTGATGAAACATTCAAACGCGGCTTTGACATCTTCAGCAAGCATCAAGGATGGGAAGGTACAGACCATTTTACGATTCCGCTCAGAATGCCGAAGAACGCTTTATCAGATGATGAGGCATAG
- a CDS encoding epoxyqueuosine reductase QueH, which translates to MIEMDGIVAKMKNQKINYDRVLKKMINQWERANERPKIMLHSCCAPCSTYVLEFLSEYADLAIYFANPNIHPKKEYERRAYVQKTFIEDFNEKNGTHVRYIEAPYKPHEFMKMAKAKGVTDEPEGGLRCKACFEMRLDMVAEAAVEYGYDYFGSALTLSPKKNAQMINELGAEVQKLYDVNYLPSDFKKNKGYERSLEMCRDYNIYRQCYCGCVFAAQAQGIDFKEVNKSAQAFFDELKANEAARP; encoded by the coding sequence ATGATAGAGATGGATGGCATTGTAGCCAAAATGAAAAATCAAAAGATAAACTATGATAGAGTACTAAAGAAAATGATTAACCAATGGGAACGTGCAAATGAACGGCCTAAAATTATGCTGCACAGTTGTTGTGCACCTTGCAGCACCTATGTATTAGAATTCTTGTCTGAATATGCGGATCTTGCGATTTATTTTGCGAATCCTAATATTCATCCAAAGAAAGAATATGAACGCCGTGCTTATGTACAAAAGACATTTATTGAAGACTTCAATGAAAAGAACGGTACACATGTCCGTTATATCGAAGCACCTTATAAACCGCATGAGTTTATGAAAATGGCTAAAGCGAAAGGTGTCACAGATGAACCTGAAGGCGGTCTCCGCTGCAAAGCCTGTTTTGAAATGCGTTTAGATATGGTCGCAGAAGCGGCTGTGGAATATGGTTATGATTACTTCGGCAGTGCATTAACGTTGTCGCCGAAGAAAAATGCGCAAATGATTAACGAGTTAGGTGCAGAAGTTCAAAAGCTTTATGATGTGAATTATCTGCCAAGCGACTTTAAAAAGAATAAAGGTTATGAACGTTCGCTTGAAATGTGCAGAGACTACAATATCTACAGACAATGTTATTGCGGCTGTGTCTTTGCGGCACAAGCACAAGGCATTGATTTCAAAGAAGTGAATAAGTCTGCACAAGCGTTCTTTGATGAACTGAAAGCAAATGAAGCAGCACGTCCTTAA
- a CDS encoding DUF3021 domain-containing protein, producing the protein MKQFLQSLASGFMIGITIGIALSLIFSFIFGQGQYVPLSPVSTMGELYHQHLSEPMIMLLCVIIWGCIGILFTLTDFIFTQTDWSLLKMTLIHSILSYAGFLPLAILAGWFPLDILNFLVFTLIFMLVYLIIWMINYVKNKRFIDMVNQKLK; encoded by the coding sequence ATGAAACAATTCCTGCAATCTCTAGCATCCGGTTTCATGATCGGCATCACCATCGGTATTGCATTGTCGCTGATATTCTCTTTTATCTTTGGTCAGGGACAGTATGTACCGCTATCTCCCGTTTCAACCATGGGTGAACTTTACCATCAGCACCTGTCAGAACCTATGATTATGCTGCTCTGTGTCATAATCTGGGGATGTATCGGCATTTTGTTTACTTTAACAGATTTCATCTTTACGCAAACAGACTGGAGTCTCCTTAAAATGACGCTCATTCACAGTATTTTAAGTTATGCAGGCTTCTTGCCGCTCGCAATTTTAGCCGGCTGGTTTCCGCTTGATATATTGAACTTCTTAGTTTTCACACTCATCTTTATGCTGGTCTATTTAATCATTTGGATGATCAACTATGTAAAGAACAAACGTTTTATCGATATGGTGAACCAAAAATTAAAATAA
- a CDS encoding LytTR family DNA-binding domain-containing protein, with translation MKVNTYIDHSHKDEHVDIYAQTHNQMVDAIIHAATTVTGIATLCGKENDKTYRFPIEEILYIRSEQRKLFAYTKSHRIHIQARLYQLETKLPDQFIRISKSEIINMHNIRQLSLSPNGMIHIEMKHGDDTYSSRRYLKQLKARLFQ, from the coding sequence ATGAAAGTCAACACCTATATTGATCACAGCCATAAAGATGAGCATGTAGATATTTACGCACAAACACATAATCAAATGGTAGATGCGATTATTCACGCCGCAACAACAGTCACTGGTATTGCGACACTTTGCGGTAAAGAAAATGATAAGACTTACCGCTTCCCAATCGAAGAGATTCTCTACATCCGTTCAGAACAGCGCAAATTATTCGCCTATACAAAGTCGCACCGCATTCATATCCAAGCGCGCCTGTATCAGCTTGAAACCAAACTTCCAGATCAGTTCATCAGAATATCTAAATCTGAAATCATCAATATGCATAATATCCGCCAGCTCAGCTTAAGTCCGAACGGTATGATTCATATTGAAATGAAACATGGCGATGACACTTATTCTTCACGCCGCTATCTTAAACAATTGAAAGCGAGGTTATTCCAATGA
- a CDS encoding DUF488 domain-containing protein, which produces MAIKVKRIYEDKAENEGIRILVDRVWPRGISKENANLDEWIKEIGPTQSLRKWFGHDPDKFEAFEKKYIEELKNNEEQNEAFKTLEGIIKNARKDVVLLFGAKDEKHNQAVVLKSYLKELGYK; this is translated from the coding sequence ATGGCAATCAAAGTGAAACGTATATATGAAGATAAAGCAGAAAATGAGGGTATCAGAATATTAGTCGACCGTGTTTGGCCGCGCGGTATATCAAAAGAAAATGCGAATCTGGATGAGTGGATAAAAGAAATCGGTCCTACTCAATCACTCAGAAAATGGTTCGGTCATGATCCGGATAAGTTCGAAGCGTTTGAAAAGAAATATATAGAAGAACTTAAAAATAATGAAGAACAGAATGAAGCATTCAAAACGCTTGAAGGTATAATTAAAAATGCGCGCAAAGATGTTGTGTTATTATTCGGTGCAAAAGATGAAAAACACAATCAAGCAGTCGTACTTAAATCCTATTTAAAAGAATTAGGTTATAAATAA